The DNA window CTCCTTCTTTTATTTGATTTATTATCCTTTTCTGGAAATTTTGAGGACTTAGATTGAAATTTTCAGGAAACCTGGCAGTTTTATCAGCGTAAAATGCTTCAATCATTTCCATGTCCTTTTCAAAATCTCCGGTTACCATAATAATGGGACCCAAGCCTCCTATTTTTTTCTTATAATCCAGAAATCCCAGAACTATTGGCACATTTGCATGGAGTGCTATTGTGTAAAACCCTTTTTTCCAGTTTCTGTTCAGGCTCCTTGTTCCTTCTGGTGTCACAGTCAGGATTAATTCATTCCTTTCTTTGAAAAGTTCAGTGATCTGAAGAATTATATTCGTGCTTTTTCCCCTGTCCACTGGTATCCCACCTATCTTTCTTACAATAGTGCCCAAAGGGAAAAAGAAAGCTTCCTTTTTGATAAGGTATTTTGATTTAAGTCCAAGAACATTGAACCCAAGCCAGCCAATAAAAAAGTCCCAATTACTGGTATGGGGTGCCATTACAACGATGCATTTTTTTAAGGAGGACGGCATGGAACCGGAAATTTTCCAGCCTGCCATTTTTAGTATTATGTGTGAAATAGAAAAACTCATGATGGGTTGCCTGATAGATTTGATGATTTTAATTCTGAGGGGAAACCTTCCGGAACATAGTTTTCCAAAGAGCAGCAGCAAGCCTGGGCAAAGGATATACCGGTCCCAATAATCTCCATCCAGTCATTTTCTCCCAAAGCCTTTATATTGTGAAGGTTGATCATTTTTTTTAACAAGGAATATAAAATGCCTGCATTTAGATTGTCACCCGCCCCTATAGTTGAAACTGGTGTAATGGGAGGTACTGAATAGCTCCGGGTCGTACCAGGTAAACATAAGGTAATGTCTTTTTTCCCGGCACTAATTATAAGGATCGGGCAGTATTTGCCTATAATCTCATACACTTTCTCTGGCTCAGAATACCCAAAAATATGCAAAAAATCCTCATCAGAGCCTTTAACAATTTGAGAGTATGATATATTTTCCATTACCATATCCCTAATCTTTGAAATTGATTGCAAATGAGATTTCCTGATATTTAAGTCATAATAAATCAAAACTTCTTTTTGCCTGGCTTCTTCCAATACTTTTAGTTTCCATTCTTTTCTGTCGGACCTGATCGCATAACCTGAGCCTAAAATCAAAATATCAGCATTGCTGAACTCAGGAATTGGAAATTCAGTCAATGGAAATGTTGGGTTATGATAGAAACTATAACTTGCATTCTTGTTTTCATCCAGGCTGGCAATAGCAAGAGATGTTCTTCCTGTTGGGTGTTTGATACTCCAGTTGATGCCAATTTTGTTCCTTTCAAGGGCCTTCTCTATAATATTGCCTAATGCATCTTCAAACAATTCTCCAAGGAACTCAACGGATATGCCTGATCTGCTCAATGACACGGCCGCATTAAACATAGAACCTCCAGGTACCGCTTTTACAGGCTGATCATTTTCAAAAACGATATCGATAAGGGATTCCCCTAATGCAAAAATGCGTTTTTTCATAGGATGGACCTTTTATCCATGAGTGTTGTTCAGCATTGATTCCCAGTCTGATGGGGTGGCAGACTTTATATTGTTGCAAAACTCGTCCGGCTAAATTCTTAAATATCTAATTCGAGATTAAGCTGATCGGTAAGAGTTGCCAATTCAGGCGACTTAAGTTTCATCGCATCCAATTTATCCTTATCACTGAGGAATTTCTTGTTTTCAATAATGTGGGTTGATACTATTACCTCCAAAGAAATGAAATCATTCTTTAGCTCCTCCTTTAAAAATGATAACAACAGGTTAAATGAATCATTGACCTCTTTCAACAAAATTGCATTGTCAACAGTCAGAACAATGATGAGATCGTCCTTTAGTTCTGGTTCATGGGCTGTTAAAGCAGTGAATAGCATGGCAGAATCATCATTGATCCTGGCAGCGTACATTGAAAATGCCGAGACAAGTTGTTCTGAAGAAAAAGACTCCTTTTTCCGGAGGGTAATATTTTCTTTTTCAGTTTTTGGAGCTACCTGCGAACCTTGGTTCATGATGCCTTTAATGGAATGCATGGAAGCGGCAGGATATTTTTGTATAGGTTCTTCAGGAAGGGGGACTTTTTCATTTTGTGGTTGAACAGGCTCTTCCACAGAGGTGATTTCAGGTTCAGAAATTGTTTCTGCTTTGACTACCGCAGGCGGGCTGATTGGTTTTTCCTCGATGATTTGAGGAGGGGCTGCAGGTGCAGGGGCCAATTCCCTGGGTGGTGGAGTAGGAGCAACAGTTTGAGAAACAGGAATGGGTATGCTTGCAGGAGGCTGAATGCTTTCGCTGATCATTGCCGGATTGCCTTGCTGACACATCTGGATAAGTGCAATCTCCAGTGTAAGCCGTTTATTATTAGCGGCCCTGTAAGTGAAGTCGCACTTATTGTTTATTTCCAGGGTGTTGATAAGAAACATAACAGGTGCATTCCTTGCTTGTGAGAGATATTTCTCCTTAACAGATTCACTGGCTTCAATGAGTTTAATGGTTGAACCATCCAGGCACATAAGAAGATTGCGGAGATGTTCGCCCAATCCTGTTATAAAATGCTGTCCTTCAAATCCTTTCTGTATGATCTCGTTGAGAATTAACAGGCATTCTTTATAATTCCCGGCAAGCATATAGTCAGTGATCCTGAAATAGTAATCATAATCCAGAACGTTCAGGTTTTCCAGTACCAATTCCTTTGTAATGGAATGGTCCCCTAGATTCACCATTTGGTCGAATATGGAGAGGGCATCCCTGAGGGCGCCATCAGCTTTCTGAGCAATGAGGTGCAATCCTTCCGGATCTGCTGTCACGGCTTCACAACTGGCAACATATGCAAGATGAGAGGCTATATCCTGTATGGTAATTCGCTTAAAATCAAAGATCTGGCATCTGGAAAGGATGGTTGGAATGATTTTATGTTTTTCAGTGGTAGCCAGAATAAATTTAGCGTATGACGGGGGTTCTTCCAATGTTTTAAGGAATGCATTAAAAGCAGCAGATGACAGCATATGGACCTCGTCGATGATATATACCTTGTATTTACCCATTTGAGGCGGTATTCTGACTTGTTCTACCAGGTTTCTGATATCATCAACAGAGTTGTTGGAAGCAGCATCCAGTTCATGTATATTGAAAGAAGAAGATTCATTGAATGTCTTGCAGGACGTACAGGTATTACAGGGTTCTATAGTGGAAGATGGATTTTCACAGTTGATTGTTTTTGCCAGGATACGCGCACAGGTAGTTTTCCCGACACCCCTTGGCCCGCAAAACAGAAAAGCCTGGGCTAACTGGTTGTTCCTGATGGCATTTTTCAAGGTACTCGTAATGGAGAGTTGTCCAACTACCGTATCAAAAGTAACGGGACGATATTTTCTGGCAGAAACAATGAAATTATCCATAATTCAAATCAATAGACTGTTGAAACATGCATGCACAGGCCTTTTTTAATCACAGCATCTGCCTGTTTGTTGGAATTCCAAAAGTAAGACTTTTCCTCGAAATTGTTGAGCAGAGTAACAATGACCAGGAAAGAAATTCAGAAGGAATCAGCACCTCATATTTATTGCTTTTCTGCTTACAGAGAGTAGTTTCCAATAACAGCAGACATTTTACGTTCATGTTCTGACATCTTTTTTTCGTAATTTCGAAAACTTCTATCTTCCCGCGGTAATATTGTAACACTGAAATTATCCCTCCATGTTTCTTATCCTTGCCAAAAAGAAAACAAGCCGGCTTCATTACATTGCGCATTTGCTCCTGGAGGATTTGCTTGGGATTCCCTTTCAGATAACCCAATCAGAATCAGAGTTTCTTTCCTGGCAAGGTCCCCGGATGACTTATGGCATCCTTATAGAGAATGAATTGTATCTTGCTGCAAACGGTTTACTCTTCGAATCGGGGATTTCAGTAAAAAATGTCAATTATTTTGAATATGAAGGTAAACCAGCCATTTTCCCTGTCTATGAACCTTCTTCCATATTTCCGTTTGATATCTTTTCTGCCTCCTTTTACCTTGTTACAAGATATGAAGAGTATCTGCCACATATAAGGGATGAGCACGGCAGATTCCTGGCAAATGGAAGTGATGCTTTTAAATATGGTTTCCTCAGAATACCAGTTGTAAATACCTGGGCGATAATGTTAGGAAAGATATTATCATTACATTTTCCTGGTATTCAAATCAGGCAGCACAAATACCAGTTCATTCCAACGATTGATATAGATGCTGCGTTTGCCTACAAACATAAAGGAATAACCCGTACTCTCGGAGGCTTCCTCAATTCCTTCAGAAGGAAGGATTACCATGAAATGAAGGACCGGATCAAGGTGTTATTGAACCGGCAACAAGATCCTTTTGATACATTTCGCTACCTCTTCGAATTGCAGGAGAAGTACAAACTGCGGATGCTCTATTTTGTGCTGATGGCTGATTACGGGCCCAGGGACAAGAACCTTCCCGTTAACAACCGAAAATTCCTTCAGCTTCTTAAATTGATCTCGGATTATGCTGAGGTAGGTATACATCCATCCTATGCTTCGGCTTCCAATCCTGAACTTACCGGAATCGAGGTAAATCGGCTGTCAAAGGTTTTGCACAGGGAAATACAGATGAGCAGGCAACATTTTCTGCGACTGGAGTTTCCTGTTACCTATCGAAAACTTGTTAACCTTGATATTACGGATGATTTTACTATGGGTTATGCCGAGCAGCCAGGGTTCAGGGCTTCTATCTGCACCCCATTCTTCTTTTATGATCTCGATCTGGATGTAGAGACTCATCTGAAAATACACCCATTTACAGTAATGGATGGAACGCTGCAGGAGTACCTGAGATTAAGCCCGGAACAAGCCATTGAAGTTCTGACATCTCTTATAAATGAAGTTAAAAAAGTGAATGGGGTTTTCATCCCTCTATGGCATAATCAAACGCTGAATGATCATAAAGAATGGAAAGGATGGCTACATGTATTTGAACTAATGGTCCAACTTGCCAGGCCTTAATTAATTGAAGAATTCGTTATCAATGAAACCAGGTTAATGACCTCCCTATGATTCATTTCCTATCACATGACCAGGTAAATTCTGAGAAATGGGACGAATGCATTCAGCATGCAATCAATGGGAATCTCTATGGATATTCCTGGTTTCTAGACCTTGTATGCCCTGAATGGTGCGCTCTTGTTGAAGATGATTATGTTCGGGTCATGCCATTGCCTGCCTGGAAGAAATTTGGAATAACTTACCTTTTACAACCCTACTTTACTCAGCAACTCGGACTGTATTCCCAACAAGCTCTAAACCAGGAAGTTCTTGATAAGTTTATCCGGAGTATTCCCCGGCGATTCCTTTATATGGATTTTAATCTCAATAAGTTCAATACTATTAACCAGTTCTCTTTAGACTGCTCTCTCCAGGTCAATTATGAATTAGACCTTATACACCCATATGAGAAACTGAAAAGTCAGTACAGTGAAAACTTAAGCAGGAATCTGAAAAAGGCTGAAAAGCATGATC is part of the Bacteroidales bacterium genome and encodes:
- a CDS encoding 1-acyl-sn-glycerol-3-phosphate acyltransferase; its protein translation is MSFSISHIILKMAGWKISGSMPSSLKKCIVVMAPHTSNWDFFIGWLGFNVLGLKSKYLIKKEAFFFPLGTIVRKIGGIPVDRGKSTNIILQITELFKERNELILTVTPEGTRSLNRNWKKGFYTIALHANVPIVLGFLDYKKKIGGLGPIIMVTGDFEKDMEMIEAFYADKTARFPENFNLSPQNFQKRIINQIKEGEI
- a CDS encoding polysaccharide deacetylase family protein, giving the protein MFLILAKKKTSRLHYIAHLLLEDLLGIPFQITQSESEFLSWQGPRMTYGILIENELYLAANGLLFESGISVKNVNYFEYEGKPAIFPVYEPSSIFPFDIFSASFYLVTRYEEYLPHIRDEHGRFLANGSDAFKYGFLRIPVVNTWAIMLGKILSLHFPGIQIRQHKYQFIPTIDIDAAFAYKHKGITRTLGGFLNSFRRKDYHEMKDRIKVLLNRQQDPFDTFRYLFELQEKYKLRMLYFVLMADYGPRDKNLPVNNRKFLQLLKLISDYAEVGIHPSYASASNPELTGIEVNRLSKVLHREIQMSRQHFLRLEFPVTYRKLVNLDITDDFTMGYAEQPGFRASICTPFFFYDLDLDVETHLKIHPFTVMDGTLQEYLRLSPEQAIEVLTSLINEVKKVNGVFIPLWHNQTLNDHKEWKGWLHVFELMVQLARP
- a CDS encoding DNA polymerase III subunit gamma/tau; this translates as MDNFIVSARKYRPVTFDTVVGQLSITSTLKNAIRNNQLAQAFLFCGPRGVGKTTCARILAKTINCENPSSTIEPCNTCTSCKTFNESSSFNIHELDAASNNSVDDIRNLVEQVRIPPQMGKYKVYIIDEVHMLSSAAFNAFLKTLEEPPSYAKFILATTEKHKIIPTILSRCQIFDFKRITIQDIASHLAYVASCEAVTADPEGLHLIAQKADGALRDALSIFDQMVNLGDHSITKELVLENLNVLDYDYYFRITDYMLAGNYKECLLILNEIIQKGFEGQHFITGLGEHLRNLLMCLDGSTIKLIEASESVKEKYLSQARNAPVMFLINTLEINNKCDFTYRAANNKRLTLEIALIQMCQQGNPAMISESIQPPASIPIPVSQTVAPTPPPRELAPAPAAPPQIIEEKPISPPAVVKAETISEPEITSVEEPVQPQNEKVPLPEEPIQKYPAASMHSIKGIMNQGSQVAPKTEKENITLRKKESFSSEQLVSAFSMYAARINDDSAMLFTALTAHEPELKDDLIIVLTVDNAILLKEVNDSFNLLLSFLKEELKNDFISLEVIVSTHIIENKKFLSDKDKLDAMKLKSPELATLTDQLNLELDI